The following nucleotide sequence is from bacterium.
AACGAAATCGTTGCTAATCTATCTATTTTAGATTCAAGGGCTAATAATTCATTATCTTCACTGCCAATTTTCTCTCTAATTGCCTGTTTTAGAACGAAAATAAAGGATATAGCTTGTGAGGGAGCAACTCCCTGCACTGCTTTAATTTTGATTATATCCTCTAAAAATTTATCTACATCCTTGTTTTGAATAATTCCATCAAAAATGCCTTCAATCC
It contains:
- a CDS encoding RsbRD N-terminal domain-containing protein; translated protein: IINRWFDLILNTYPQQTAEFVKTEKNQFANPVGWTIRKGIEGIFDGIIQNKDVDKFLEDIIKIKAVQGVAPSQAISFIFVLKQAIREKIGSEDNELLALESKIDRLATISFDIFMKCREKIYQLQTNEMMKWGVQ